From a region of the Candidatus Amarolinea dominans genome:
- the mutY gene encoding A/G-specific adenine glycosylase, which produces MTPRVRPASVASPLSPLSPLPPAPLSEPPSPATLTARLLAWGQDQGRSLPWRTVDAEGRRDPYRTWVSEIMLQQTQVSTVIPYFERWLTRFPTVEALAAAPPDDALKAWEGLGYYARARHLHRAAQIVVAQQGGHLPRTRTELASLPGIGRSTLGAILSLAFGQRAAVLDGNLKRVLSRVFDVDTPLGQAATEARLWALSEALVMTLDRDDQAGPLNEALMDLGATVCLPRSPACLACPLTGHCLAQARGVQAGRPVRTPRKALPYFDVTCGLIWKGDGRLLIAQRPPHGMLGGLWEFPGGKQEPGESLPECLRREIMEELGIAIEVGEKLTAVQHTYTHLRITLHAFHCRLLHGEPQALGVAAWAWAWPEELAAYAFPVTDLKVIRALQTAISVGPVSWPDDVGARKQPLAQRTPSS; this is translated from the coding sequence ATGACACCGCGCGTGCGTCCCGCTTCCGTTGCTTCCCCGTTGTCTCCGTTGTCTCCCTTGCCTCCCGCTCCCCTGTCTGAGCCTCCCTCTCCGGCGACCCTGACTGCGCGACTGCTGGCCTGGGGGCAAGACCAGGGGCGCTCGTTGCCCTGGCGCACCGTGGACGCCGAGGGCCGCCGTGACCCGTACCGGACCTGGGTCAGCGAAATCATGCTGCAACAGACCCAGGTGAGTACCGTGATCCCCTACTTCGAACGCTGGCTGACGCGCTTTCCCACCGTGGAGGCGCTGGCCGCGGCCCCGCCAGACGACGCCTTGAAAGCCTGGGAGGGGTTGGGCTACTACGCCCGTGCGCGCCATTTGCATCGGGCGGCACAGATCGTCGTCGCGCAGCAGGGCGGCCACCTTCCGCGCACGCGGACGGAGCTGGCCAGCCTGCCGGGCATCGGTCGTTCCACCCTGGGCGCGATCTTGAGCCTGGCCTTCGGTCAGCGCGCCGCCGTGCTCGATGGTAACCTGAAGCGCGTTCTGAGTCGTGTCTTCGATGTGGACACGCCCCTGGGGCAGGCTGCCACCGAGGCGCGCTTGTGGGCGCTGAGCGAAGCGCTGGTCATGACCCTCGACCGGGACGATCAGGCCGGCCCGCTGAACGAAGCGTTGATGGATCTGGGGGCCACGGTGTGCCTGCCGCGCAGCCCTGCCTGCCTGGCCTGCCCGTTGACCGGCCACTGCCTGGCGCAGGCACGCGGCGTGCAGGCCGGCCGCCCCGTGCGCACCCCGCGCAAGGCGCTGCCCTACTTCGATGTGACCTGCGGCCTGATCTGGAAGGGCGACGGTCGTTTGCTCATTGCGCAGCGTCCACCCCACGGTATGTTGGGCGGGCTGTGGGAGTTTCCAGGCGGCAAGCAGGAGCCAGGCGAGAGCCTGCCAGAGTGCCTGCGCCGCGAGATCATGGAAGAGCTGGGGATTGCTATCGAGGTGGGCGAGAAATTGACGGCTGTTCAGCACACCTACACCCACCTGCGCATCACACTGCACGCATTTCACTGCCGTCTGCTGCACGGAGAGCCGCAGGCCCTGGGCGTGGCCGCGTGGGCCTGGGCGTGGCCAGAGGAATTGGCGGCCTATGCCTTTCCGGTGACCGACCTCAAGGTCATCCGGGCGCTGCAAACAGCCATTTCTGTAGGTCCGGTCTCCTGGCCGGACGACGTTGGCGCAAGAAAGCAACCTTTGGCGCAGAGAACGCCGTCATCGTAA